The nucleotide sequence GCGCCTCTGACTCATCATCTCCAACCCCCTTCTCGCGCGCGCTCCAAGTCTCAGGACTTTGAACCTGGGCGCCCGCGCGAGGGGCGCGGCGGCGGCACCTGGGGCAGCGCGGCTGGGCCAGGCGCCGGCCCCCGGCCTTTGCCAGTGTCGGCAACTGCAGGCACGACGGCTGGAGACCCCCAGCCGGCTGCGGTTGCCTGGCCGCGGTGGCGGCGCCCCGAGGCGCGGCGGCCTTCCCGGCTCCTCCCCGCACGCGGGGCCAGTGGTCGCGTCCGAGGAAACTCGGCTAGGCCCTGCTCCCGGCGCCTCGCGTCACTCAGCAGATGCACAGCGCCCCCGCCGCCGAGGGAAGGCTCTTTATTTTCCAGTAGGTCACGGGGTAGCGGGGCATCTTGGGATTTGTAGTCTCTGGTAAATTAGGCAGGACCCGGATCCAAGGGAGACCTGGAGCACAACCGACGCGGATTCTGGGTTGGCCGGTGCAGCAACCCGGCTCGGAGTGGATGGGATTGTGAAAGGTGAACAgacgaaacaaaaacaaaacaaaacaaaacagtgagatGAGGCAGATGGGAAGCTGGatggagaggcagggaggaagaaggCGAAGAATGCGAGGAGGAAGCAGCTTGACGAGGAGTGAGGTGAGGGAAGTCACTAGTCCAgacattatcttcctctagtaggaaagagaagagaaacggGCCTGGTTTGAGGGGAAAGTAAGGGCACTCCTCCGGGCTTCATGCACTTTTTGGGGGAGTCCAGTTGTAGTCCAAGGGAGGGCCATGATGCAGAAGTGGCTGAGAATGCCCCCCTTGGCGTAGGAAGACAGTGGCACCTGTCTTGCCCACTCACTCATCTGTTCTACTTCCTGTGCTAGCCACCACGGGACTGTTCTCCAAACCAGAAACCTCCTCCACCTCAGGGAGGCCCTGAAAACAGATGGGAGCAAAGCATAGGGTCAAGAAAGAACCCCAGGTAGGAGGGAAACCCCTCTCAGTTTTTCCAGTCTTTCCAATAATACGTTTTCAGCAGCTTCTTAATGTTTACGCACGTGTGTAGTCCCAGTCGTTAGATACCCAATCCCTTCCCAACCATCGTGAGGGATTCCAGAAAGCCAATCAGTTTCAACTCTTCCTTTCCCTGCTGCCCCACTATTTGCCCTTCAGTGGCACAGACTAGGACAGCCAGAAGAAAAATTAGCTGGAAGCTAGACGCCTCATGTTTTCCTCCCCGCACGCCCTACCTCCTGTAGCTCCTGGTAGTGCAGACTTGATTTCTTGAAGCATCCCGGCTTCCTCTGGCTCAGCAAGAACAGGGCGTATGTTGAGACCAGCACTGCCGCTAGGGTGAAGGCCTCAGCGCTGAGCTCTAGCACCAGCAACCCTGTCAACTGCAGGTAGCAGGGTGAGGATGCGTTCGTGGGCacagtccctgttttcttctgccctttctcctccctggaACCTTTGTCCTTCTTCACCAGTACCTGGGAGGGGTCAGTCGAGGCAGGCCCCAAGGCTGTCTTCATCACCTCTGTCACCACCACAATGAATCCCAAGAGCAGGTTGAGTGTGTTGGATATCATCATGGCCCGCACCTACCGGTGAGCCAGCTCAGCCCTGACCAGCCCGAGGGACTCATTCCAAGCTCACACTCCTCCTACAGCCTAGCTGAAAACAAAGCTCAGACGCAGGACTGGTGGTGTAGGCCTGTAATCCAtgacacttgggaggctgaggcaggaggatcaaaagttcaaggcctgaCTGGGCTATAGAAGACCATCCTGAGTAACTTATTGGGGGGAAATCTGGGGTTGTAGGTGAGGGGTAGTGTTTGCCTATTGCACACACaccaaaggaacaaacaaaagtaacaaaATTCTGCTCCTGTTTCCGTACTTTCAAACAGGATCATTAAGCCCTCTAACATTCTCACTTTCTTGCTTCAGTCAGTGACAAACAGCTTGAGAGGATAAATGGCTTTTTgggttgaggtgtgtgtgtgtgtgtgtgtgtgtgtgtgtgtgtgagagagagagagagagagagagagagagagagagaagtgggaggCCAGGCCTGTATTCCCTTCTCTCACCTTCCAGATACGAGGTGCTCTTCGCAGCTCGAGGGTGATAAGCCCAGTGAGGAGACCCTAAATGGCGAGACGGGCAAATTGTAAACTCTAGTTTTGTCAGAGAGGGGTCCCTGGGACATTCCTCTCATCGTCCCTCATGGTGAGACTTACCGAGGCTCCAGGCCAAAGTGGCATTGCTGTGGCCATGTGACAAGCCGACTTCAAGCACGCAAGGGAGATAGTAAAGGGTACCATGGCTATTGCCAGCCACAGTTGGCTCACCTGGAGGCCAGAGAGAGGTAGTTAGAGGGGCctaccagagattctctcttctcttcacaCTGTTTTCACCTTTTAGATGTCAGTAATTGGGATAAATGCAAGTCGGAGGAAAGTAGTCATCCTAGGACAGTTAAAAGAGTGAAAAATCAGATGCCATTTTCCCCCTCTGCCTAACTTTATAGTTTACATACCTTTGTGTTTTCCCCAGAGGTGGAGGCAAGCTAGTTGGAAATGGGTTTTGCTTTGTTAATTTCTGCCTTTCTTcttcccaccccaaccccagctCAGTTCCCGGCACATGGTACAGGCACACTGAACACGGGTGGGACTGAACTGCATACAGTTAGCCAAAACCTGGAGGGGGGGCGGCAACCCGGCCTCACCGCCAGCACCAGCAGGTGTCCGCTCTGCCTGCGTCTTGCCCAGTGCTGCAGCTTTTCCAGGCGAACGCTGGGTCTCTCCTGTCTTGGCTGATGACCATTTTGATCCATTGTTCCCTTGACTAAGCACGTTGCTTCCTGGATTGGAAAAATTCATTATGGGACCTTTCAGGAAACGGGAAAACACAACATCTCTTTCATTTACCCCTCTGCTCACCCCCACTAAAGAGCTGAGACCCAGAATTTTACACCTACCTAGTCTGAAGCAGCCACTGCAATGGGTTGGAACTCAGCCGGGACACAGTACCCCTTAGGGGCCTGCTAGCTCAGAGCAGACAATCTTTTCCTGGCACATAGTCTGTCATCGCTGAGGTGTGGTGGGGCAAAGGTCAATATGAGGACCTAAAGATACAGGGAGTGGCCTTACGTAGACAACAGCCTAGTTCACTCCACAAGCTACCGGGCTTGCCTCAGTATTTCCACTTCCTGTTGCCCTATATTTCTGCCCATCTTCAGGGTTCACTTACTTCATCCCCATGGACAAAATCACCCTGGACCTCAATCTCCCCTAATTTCCATTCGGTCTTTGTTCTGTGGCTCCCTCCTCAAATTACTTGTTCTGCCCCTAGTGAGATTCTGTGTTACTATGTTTCTGCTCGGATTGCTCCACCAGAACCCTGTTTCCAGACCAGTTTGCATTCCTCTGGCTTTTCTGGGCagtgtcttcctcctcttcttctaagGGTGGCACAAATGTTCAGTCTTGAAAAGGATACTATAATCAACAGTGTTTTTGAGAGAAAAGGGTCCCTGGGGTGGAATCTCCGTTCTGTTGCTTTCCCAGTTTGGTGACCTTGGCTACATTATGATGGACATTATTTTACCTGCCTGAGTTCTGCTTTATTGCCAGATAAACAGAACTAGCTAACAACAATGTGTCCCTGAAGGGTGCCTGATTCCATTCTGAGTGGAGCACCATTAATGGCGCTGAGAAAGGTGTATGGACAGATGTGCTCCCTGTCCACTGACCACAGGGCTGACTCAGAAGCTGAGGTGAGAACATTTATTTCCACACTTAAGAAAGAGAACCAGCCTGCCCGAATGTATACTTTACAGGTCAAATACAGGATAGCACCTGAGGTCTGGAGATGAGGCCCCCTGTACTTGTGCCCCTGAGTCTGGCTGACCTCGAGTTGTTTAATCTGTTTCCTTCTCTATAAAGGGAAATTAACAATATCAGTCTCAAGGGGTTGCCTTGAGCACGAAGAGAAAATGCCTGCGAATTAGCTTGACCCAGCACATACCACACGACGAGGTGGCTATTATTATTTATAACCACCAAAAATTAACGAAACGGAGCCAGAAGGTCCCTGGGAGTTTGGGGcccaggagaaagggaagaaaagtggCTTTCCTCACGAGCCACTTCTGCCCtactcactgctgagccaacatCATTGGAGCACTGTATCCTCGCTGATTTTCTGGGCACGGGGAATTGCAGTTTAAAGGGAACCAGACGGCTGTTGGTGCCCGGTTCCTCTCTTTTCAATCACTAAGCGAGAGTTGACTTTATTTAATGGCAAGGTTTGAGATGTAGGCCTTGGGATGAGAGTCTCATCCCCGgtcagtggaaggagagacctcGGGCCTCCTTTTTCTTACCTGTAAATGGGAGGATTACTGGAAAGATCTCATGCTGCTTAATACTTGAACAAGCATCGAGTAAATATTGACTAAATCTGAGTATGCCACTTAGGAGTGTGCAGCTACCGTTTGGGCTATAATCGCGTCGGGAGAAAGTATCACATCCCCCCTCCGCTCTGCATCCCCCCTAGTGTTGAGCACAGCGCCGGGTGCTTGGTAAGCACTCAGTAAATATTGTCGTATTGAAGAGCCATTAAAGCGTCCCAAAGAATGGAAAAATAGAATTCGTGAAGCAGGAGCGAGAAGTGTTTATCAAGAACGGCAAAGGCGGAAGAgtaactttaataatgtttcttgtACGGCAGACATTAACTATCTCTATAAtcgcccctcctcctctcccaaaagAGAGACAAATTGTAAGGGAGAGGCTTTGAGATAAAACCCCAGGAAGAACTTCCCGAGCCTGTGCATGTTGGGGCAGAAGCAGCGGCAGAGCCAACTCCTTCCCTGGTATGTCCGGGTCTAGGGTGGGAGGGGCAGCCTGCTTGGAGGCTGGGGGAAGGACAAGATGACCTTTCACAATCTCCTCCAGTCCCCTCGAGGAACGGTCTGCgcgccccacccccgccccctccTCCTCGCGCGACGCCCCCGGACCCCAAAGGCCCGCACCCCCTGGCGGCCGACTCTCGCCGCTCCGGGGGGTCCCCCGGCCCCGGAGCCCGAGCGCGCAGCCCGCCG is from Meriones unguiculatus strain TT.TT164.6M chromosome 9, Bangor_MerUng_6.1, whole genome shotgun sequence and encodes:
- the Tmem253 gene encoding transmembrane protein 253 isoform X4; the encoded protein is MDQNGHQPRQERPSVRLEKLQHWARRRQSGHLLVLAVSQLWLAIAMVPFTISLACLKSACHMATAMPLWPGASGLLTGLITLELRRAPRIWKVRAMMISNTLNLLLGFIVVVTEVMKTALGPASTDPSQLTGLLVLELSAEAFTLAAVLVSTYALFLLSQRKPGCFKKSSLHYQELQEGLPEVEEVSGLENSPVVASTGSRTDE
- the Tmem253 gene encoding transmembrane protein 253 isoform X2 is translated as MDQNGHQPRQERPSVRLEKLQHWARRRQSGHLLVLAVSQLWLAIAMVPFTISLACLKSACHMATAMPLWPGASGLLTGLITLELRRAPRIWKVRAMMISNTLNLLLGFIVVVTEVMKTALGPASTDPSQVLVKKDKGSREEKGQKKTGTVPTNASSPCYLQLTGLLVLELSAEAFTLAAVLVSTYALFLLSQRKPGCFKKSSLHYQELQEGLPEVEEVSGLENSPVVASTGSRTDE
- the Tmem253 gene encoding transmembrane protein 253 isoform X1, whose amino-acid sequence is MDQNGHQPRQERPSVRLEKLQHWARRRQSGHLLVLAVSQLWLAIAMVPFTISLACLKSACHMATAMPLWPGASGLLTGLITLELRRAPRIWKVRAMMISNTLNLLLGFIVVVTEVMKTALGPASTDPSQVLVKKDKGSREEKGQKKTGTVPTNASSPCYLQLTGLLVLELSAEAFTLAAVLVSTYALFLLSQRKPGCFKKSSLHYQELQEKRLELPSQTCLCPGLELSSSIPKSQFLQ
- the Tmem253 gene encoding transmembrane protein 253 isoform X3 translates to MDQNGHQPRQERPSVRLEKLQHWARRRQSGHLLVLAVSQLWLAIAMVPFTISLACLKSACHMATAMPLWPGASGLLTGLITLELRRAPRIWKVRAMMISNTLNLLLGFIVVVTEVMKTALGPASTDPSQLTGLLVLELSAEAFTLAAVLVSTYALFLLSQRKPGCFKKSSLHYQELQEKRLELPSQTCLCPGLELSSSIPKSQFLQ